One window of Cohnella hashimotonis genomic DNA carries:
- a CDS encoding ABC transporter substrate-binding protein, producing the protein MKKWTITLLSLSVAMSVALAGCGGNNAKETGDGSASSSDGASGASEQGGGQKNVTLTYMASQGWIKDSEMELAKKFEEETGIKIDYQIVPSDQYFNVLKTKLNAGEGPDIFGGQSGYSEITMNYNVEKNAVDLSDQEWVKREDPLSVEQLTANGKVYALTIWDTYSSFVVAYNKKLFNKLGLEIPKSYEEFKNAALKIQKDGVTPIYEPIADGWHHVLWFAEPGPNYDKLEPNLYDDLNQNKKKFVDSKAMLDSMTQLKEMYDLGFFGDNTLSDTGSDTVAKLGSGEFGMSLVAQSVATELAGQYPEYKVEDIGFFPIPLTDNQIYYINPGGPSKFIYSGSKHIDEAKRYFDFLTKQENLQFMLDNDPTISNLNFPDLKNKYTSEQQKLFSSYPERGTDIQDYVNYVNPQWMDIGKDIVSMLSGAIQPIDVLKSIDQRRADMAKVAKDPNWK; encoded by the coding sequence ATGAAAAAGTGGACGATAACCTTGCTTTCCTTATCCGTCGCGATGTCGGTCGCACTGGCCGGTTGCGGAGGCAATAACGCCAAGGAAACGGGCGACGGCAGCGCTTCTTCGTCTGACGGAGCGAGCGGAGCCTCCGAGCAGGGGGGCGGCCAAAAGAACGTGACGCTGACCTATATGGCGAGCCAGGGTTGGATCAAGGATTCGGAAATGGAGCTGGCGAAAAAGTTCGAAGAGGAAACGGGCATCAAGATCGATTATCAGATCGTGCCTTCCGACCAATATTTTAACGTGCTGAAAACGAAGCTGAACGCCGGCGAAGGCCCGGACATTTTCGGCGGACAAAGCGGTTATAGCGAGATCACGATGAACTACAACGTCGAAAAAAACGCCGTCGACCTTAGCGACCAGGAATGGGTGAAACGCGAAGATCCTTTGTCCGTCGAGCAGCTAACCGCAAACGGCAAAGTGTATGCGCTTACGATCTGGGACACGTACAGCAGCTTCGTGGTCGCGTATAACAAAAAGCTGTTCAATAAGCTCGGGCTGGAAATTCCAAAATCGTACGAGGAGTTCAAAAACGCGGCATTGAAGATCCAGAAAGACGGCGTCACGCCGATTTACGAGCCGATCGCCGACGGATGGCACCATGTGCTCTGGTTCGCAGAGCCAGGACCGAACTACGACAAGCTCGAGCCGAATCTGTACGACGATCTGAACCAGAACAAAAAGAAATTCGTGGATAGCAAGGCGATGCTGGATTCCATGACGCAGCTGAAAGAAATGTATGACCTGGGCTTCTTCGGCGACAACACGCTTTCCGACACCGGCTCCGACACGGTCGCCAAGCTGGGCAGCGGCGAATTCGGGATGAGCCTGGTGGCGCAGAGCGTAGCGACGGAGCTGGCGGGACAATATCCGGAATATAAAGTCGAGGACATCGGGTTCTTCCCGATCCCGCTGACGGACAACCAGATTTACTACATCAATCCGGGCGGCCCGAGCAAGTTTATTTATTCCGGCTCGAAGCACATCGACGAGGCGAAGCGGTACTTCGACTTCCTGACGAAGCAGGAAAACCTGCAGTTCATGCTCGACAACGATCCGACGATCTCCAATTTGAACTTCCCGGATCTGAAGAACAAATATACATCGGAGCAGCAAAAGCTGTTCAGCAGCTATCCGGAGCGCGGAACAGACATTCAAGACTACGTCAACTACGTAAACCCGCAATGGATGGACATCGGAAAAGATATCGTCTCGATGCTGTCGGGCGCCATTCAGCCGATCGACGTGTTGAAAAGCATCGACCAGCGCCGCGCGGACATGGCCAAGGTGGCCAAGGATCCGAACTGGAAATAA
- a CDS encoding Gfo/Idh/MocA family protein has translation MKKKYRMGVIGLGEGRSIMSAALQSEQWELAQVCDLNEELCRQRAQEFDFHHWTTSYEEMLANAEIDVIAIYTPDQLHFTHIKQAVEAGKHAICTKPVLPSLDDAPELLAVMNQTDRKLFIGQSTRYFEPMLHQRRDFEAGRHGELSVVEAHYITDGRWFLDKGWSRQKSFSWFYGFMIHAVDLVRWYLPDASEVSGFALTSANTKAFGLEAWDSLRFVARNEAGQIATMAGDYALPTLGQHAQSQIGCVLRGTEGTTRAEYSNLAYYTNFAGEGPKVHTFDDKEPYYFRFENKSHHAGEYQNYIEYFADCLDRGETPLPDAGEAVRTLAFMEAMTRSVQRGGQPVKLAEVLEAYGL, from the coding sequence ATGAAAAAGAAGTACCGGATGGGCGTCATCGGCCTGGGCGAAGGCCGCAGCATCATGTCGGCCGCGCTGCAAAGCGAGCAATGGGAGCTGGCGCAAGTATGCGATTTGAACGAGGAGCTGTGCCGGCAGCGGGCACAGGAATTCGATTTTCATCACTGGACGACCTCCTACGAGGAAATGCTTGCGAACGCCGAGATCGACGTCATCGCGATCTATACGCCGGATCAGCTTCACTTTACGCATATCAAGCAGGCGGTCGAGGCCGGCAAGCATGCGATCTGCACGAAGCCGGTGCTGCCTTCGCTGGACGATGCGCCTGAGCTGCTTGCCGTCATGAATCAGACTGACCGCAAGCTCTTTATCGGGCAGAGCACGCGTTATTTCGAGCCGATGCTCCATCAGCGCCGGGATTTCGAAGCCGGCAGGCACGGCGAGCTATCTGTGGTGGAGGCGCATTACATTACGGACGGGCGCTGGTTTCTGGATAAGGGCTGGAGCAGGCAGAAGAGCTTCAGCTGGTTTTACGGCTTCATGATTCACGCGGTCGATCTCGTGCGCTGGTACCTCCCGGACGCTTCGGAGGTGTCCGGTTTTGCGCTGACGAGCGCCAATACGAAGGCATTCGGACTTGAGGCTTGGGATTCGCTGCGATTCGTCGCCCGCAACGAAGCGGGGCAGATCGCCACGATGGCCGGCGACTACGCGCTGCCTACGCTCGGACAGCATGCGCAATCGCAGATCGGCTGCGTCCTTCGCGGCACGGAAGGCACGACTCGCGCGGAGTATTCGAATTTGGCCTACTATACGAATTTTGCCGGAGAGGGGCCTAAGGTGCACACTTTTGACGACAAGGAGCCCTATTATTTCCGATTCGAAAATAAGAGCCACCATGCGGGAGAGTATCAGAACTATATCGAATACTTCGCCGATTGCCTGGATCGGGGTGAAACGCCGCTGCCGGACGCCGGGGAAGCCGTTCGCACGCTGGCATTCATGGAGGCGATGACCCGAAGCGTTCAGCGAGGCGGGCAGCCGGTCAAGCTGGCCGAAGTCCTCGAAGCGTACGGACTGTAA
- a CDS encoding sensor histidine kinase, with translation MFKSMKTALFLTYSSIILIVFAIFVLFFNAWSTRQLRGQAMSTLESFGVSIQDQLVQQIEQLNGVSLNVMYSNLVKSRFASYMSDGSGQETDSTDGEDASKGAPSSDYGSASAEQQERIRQNDDAKVLTDALTAIIGPSRLVEQIYLYSFNGRYYGTGFDNREHVYKKEDTPFIDQLLQQQPGKLVSDPKLDLQLSKYYSSAAGRYSISLYRLLYDEYNVPIGAIEVKQYAYRVLASAADFESNNPYRGHIYVLNRDGGTLYPFEHDDKRSEAFSSLIAPLDKDADAYRSFPFKDPVTGEKQLLSLHYSASTGWYTILTTSERDLFRPLKKFTFQLFGTAFVLLALGIGLSFYAANKITFPIYRIRRAVRNFSFEHIGSNIIAQQKMKSGFIELDELHDAFQRMSERLKQSLDHLLLAEAQSLQSQLNALQTQMNPHYLYNTLTNLQEMAEQRMNEPLIAMIEHMSDGLRYITSKERQAPLRDELTHTVNYLEINKVRFGDKLTYRVAVPEEMLAQTVPKLVVQPLAENSIKFGMSQAPPWRIDIIGTLSAANWQIEVRDYGSGFEPDKLAQLQERLASLETSSNLPALELNGMGLLNIYLRLKLIYGENRIFEIRNLPEGGASVRIGGLLHKE, from the coding sequence ATGTTCAAAAGTATGAAAACGGCTTTGTTCCTGACTTATTCCTCCATTATCCTGATCGTATTCGCGATATTCGTTCTCTTTTTCAATGCCTGGTCGACCCGTCAACTCCGGGGACAGGCCATGAGCACGCTGGAGAGCTTCGGCGTCTCGATCCAGGACCAGCTCGTTCAGCAGATCGAGCAGCTAAACGGGGTTTCGCTGAACGTGATGTACTCCAATCTGGTCAAGTCGCGATTTGCCAGCTATATGTCCGACGGCAGCGGGCAAGAAACGGACAGTACGGACGGGGAAGACGCGTCCAAGGGGGCGCCGTCGTCCGATTACGGCTCGGCTTCCGCCGAGCAGCAGGAGCGCATTCGGCAGAACGACGACGCCAAGGTGCTCACGGATGCGTTGACCGCCATTATCGGGCCTTCCCGGCTCGTCGAGCAAATTTATTTGTATTCTTTTAACGGCCGTTATTACGGAACCGGCTTCGACAACCGGGAGCATGTCTATAAAAAGGAGGACACGCCGTTTATCGATCAGCTGCTGCAGCAGCAGCCCGGCAAGCTCGTCTCTGATCCGAAGCTGGATCTGCAGCTTTCCAAGTATTATTCTTCCGCGGCCGGGAGGTATTCCATCTCGCTTTACCGGCTGCTGTACGACGAGTACAACGTGCCGATCGGGGCCATCGAAGTCAAGCAATACGCCTACCGCGTGCTTGCAAGCGCCGCCGACTTCGAAAGCAACAATCCGTATCGCGGCCATATTTACGTGCTGAATCGGGACGGCGGGACCCTCTATCCGTTTGAGCACGACGACAAGCGCAGCGAAGCTTTTAGCAGCCTGATCGCCCCGTTGGACAAGGACGCCGACGCTTACCGCAGCTTTCCGTTCAAAGATCCGGTCACGGGCGAGAAGCAGCTGCTTTCGCTGCACTATTCGGCTTCGACGGGCTGGTACACGATTTTGACGACTTCCGAGAGAGACCTGTTCAGGCCGCTCAAAAAATTTACGTTTCAGCTGTTCGGAACCGCCTTCGTGCTGCTTGCGCTCGGCATCGGCCTCTCCTTCTATGCGGCCAACAAGATCACGTTCCCGATCTACCGGATCCGGCGCGCGGTGCGCAACTTTTCGTTCGAGCATATCGGGTCCAACATTATCGCCCAGCAAAAAATGAAAAGCGGCTTCATCGAGCTGGACGAACTGCACGACGCGTTCCAGCGCATGAGCGAGCGGCTGAAGCAGTCGCTGGACCACCTGCTGCTGGCCGAGGCGCAAAGCCTGCAATCGCAGCTCAACGCCCTGCAGACGCAGATGAATCCGCATTACCTGTACAACACGCTGACCAACCTTCAGGAAATGGCCGAACAGCGCATGAACGAACCGCTGATCGCGATGATCGAGCATATGTCGGACGGCTTGCGCTACATCACCTCGAAGGAACGGCAGGCACCGCTGCGGGACGAGCTGACGCACACGGTGAATTATTTGGAAATCAACAAAGTGCGGTTCGGAGACAAATTGACTTACCGGGTTGCGGTGCCCGAGGAGATGCTCGCGCAGACGGTGCCCAAGCTGGTCGTACAGCCGCTCGCCGAAAACAGCATCAAATTCGGCATGTCCCAAGCGCCGCCCTGGCGGATCGATATTATCGGCACTTTATCCGCGGCCAACTGGCAGATCGAAGTGAGGGATTACGGCAGCGGCTTCGAGCCGGACAAGCTCGCGCAGCTTCAAGAGCGACTGGCCTCGCTGGAGACGTCAAGCAACCTCCCTGCGCTCGAGCTGAACGGCATGGGGCTGCTCAACATTTATTTAAGATTGAAGCTCATTTACGGCGAAAACAGAATCTTCGAAATCCGCAACCTTCCGGAGGGCGGTGCGTCCGTACGCATCGGAGGGCTGCTGCACAAGGAGTGA
- a CDS encoding carbohydrate ABC transporter permease, translating to MNRAMYPFYFGIAALVVYSVFFVVPGLMGIYYSFTDWNSYSDEIHYIGFDNLAKIFSGDAKYISYIENTLVFTVSTVVLKTALGLLFAIMLNDGIRAKGLHRVMLFMPSILPMLVVGLIFKSILNPATGLLNESLRAIGLDFMAQKWLTDLSWAFKSIIAVDVWKGVGYIMIILLAGLQSIDKTYYEAAAIDGANFWQKLRRITIPLLVPALVVTTVLNLLHGLKVFEAVYVLTNGGPGYATDVMYTAIFKEFSNGNYGMGTALSSVLFVVMTALGYFVVRLMSREGDER from the coding sequence ATGAATCGCGCCATGTATCCGTTTTATTTCGGCATTGCGGCCTTGGTCGTCTACTCGGTGTTTTTCGTCGTGCCGGGTCTTATGGGCATTTACTACTCGTTTACCGACTGGAACAGCTACTCGGACGAGATTCATTACATCGGCTTCGACAATCTGGCGAAAATCTTCTCCGGAGACGCGAAGTATATCAGCTACATCGAAAATACGCTCGTGTTCACGGTCAGCACGGTCGTGCTCAAGACGGCGCTCGGCTTGCTCTTCGCGATCATGCTGAACGACGGCATCCGGGCGAAGGGGCTTCACCGCGTCATGCTGTTCATGCCCTCCATCCTTCCGATGCTCGTCGTCGGCCTGATTTTCAAATCGATTTTAAATCCCGCCACGGGGCTGTTGAACGAATCGCTGCGGGCGATCGGACTCGATTTTATGGCGCAGAAGTGGCTGACCGACCTGAGCTGGGCTTTCAAATCGATCATTGCCGTCGACGTCTGGAAGGGCGTCGGCTACATTATGATCATTTTGCTGGCCGGCCTGCAATCGATCGACAAAACCTATTACGAGGCCGCCGCCATCGACGGCGCGAACTTCTGGCAGAAGCTGCGGCGCATTACGATTCCGCTCCTCGTTCCGGCGCTTGTCGTTACGACCGTGCTGAACTTGCTGCACGGCCTTAAGGTGTTCGAAGCGGTCTACGTATTGACGAACGGAGGGCCAGGCTATGCGACGGACGTCATGTATACGGCGATTTTCAAAGAGTTTTCCAACGGCAACTACGGCATGGGCACTGCGCTGTCCTCCGTCCTGTTCGTCGTCATGACGGCGCTCGGCTACTTCGTCGTACGCCTGATGTCGAGGGAGGGGGACGAACGATGA
- a CDS encoding alpha-L-fucosidase, whose protein sequence is MTHDSSRADAATARQQEVSPAHDPRSAWFTEARFGLYIHWGLYALGARHEWMRSREFMSNEAYERYFRHFDPDLYDPAKWAKLAGAAGMKYMVVTTKHHEGFCLWDSKLTEYKATNAPCGKDLLRPMLEAFRAEGIRTGLYYSLLDWHHPDYTVDVKHPLRYDEAFVARDALRKWQNYVDYIHGQTRELLTEYGDIDVLFLDFSIPGEEGFPGKGKDEWQSERFVDMVRTLQPNTLINDRLGVPGDITTPEQYQPREWIKIDGKPVLWEACHTFSGSWGYHRDEESWKSTEQILRMLIDTVSKGGNFLLNVGPNARGELDERAVERLEEIGVWMRKHQRAIHGCTASPAHLPACPEDCRFTYNPKTNRLYVHLFAWPFKQLHLANFSGRVEYAQLLDDASEIRMVEGEKKLTIEAGAFDEGRPANMLTLQLPVKKPKAAIPVIELFLKS, encoded by the coding sequence GTGACGCATGACAGCTCTCGAGCGGACGCGGCGACGGCCCGGCAGCAGGAGGTATCGCCGGCGCACGATCCGCGCAGCGCTTGGTTCACGGAGGCCCGGTTCGGGCTGTACATTCACTGGGGCTTGTATGCGCTGGGGGCGCGCCACGAATGGATGCGTTCCCGGGAGTTTATGAGCAACGAGGCCTACGAGAGATATTTCCGGCATTTCGATCCCGATCTGTACGATCCGGCGAAATGGGCGAAGCTGGCGGGCGCTGCCGGGATGAAATACATGGTAGTGACGACCAAGCACCACGAAGGCTTTTGTCTATGGGATTCCAAGTTGACCGAGTACAAGGCGACCAACGCGCCTTGCGGCAAGGATCTGCTGCGGCCGATGCTCGAGGCGTTCCGTGCGGAGGGTATCCGCACGGGGCTGTATTATTCGCTGCTGGATTGGCATCATCCCGACTATACGGTGGACGTCAAGCATCCGCTGCGCTACGACGAGGCATTCGTCGCGCGGGACGCGCTGCGGAAGTGGCAGAACTACGTGGACTATATACACGGCCAGACGAGGGAACTGTTGACGGAATACGGCGACATCGACGTGTTGTTTCTCGATTTTTCGATTCCGGGCGAGGAAGGCTTCCCGGGAAAAGGCAAGGACGAATGGCAAAGCGAGCGGTTCGTGGACATGGTCCGAACGCTCCAGCCGAATACGCTGATTAACGATCGGCTCGGCGTGCCGGGCGACATCACGACGCCGGAGCAGTATCAGCCGCGCGAGTGGATCAAGATCGACGGCAAGCCCGTGCTGTGGGAGGCGTGCCATACGTTCAGCGGCTCCTGGGGGTATCACCGGGACGAGGAATCCTGGAAGAGCACGGAGCAGATTCTGCGCATGCTGATCGACACGGTGAGCAAGGGAGGCAACTTCCTGCTGAACGTGGGCCCCAATGCCCGCGGCGAGCTGGACGAACGGGCGGTAGAGCGGCTGGAGGAGATCGGCGTCTGGATGAGGAAGCACCAGCGCGCCATTCACGGCTGCACGGCTTCGCCCGCCCATCTGCCGGCTTGCCCGGAGGACTGCAGGTTCACGTACAACCCGAAGACGAACCGGTTGTATGTTCATTTGTTCGCGTGGCCGTTCAAGCAGCTTCATCTGGCGAATTTCTCGGGACGCGTCGAATACGCCCAGCTGCTGGACGACGCTTCGGAAATCCGGATGGTCGAAGGCGAGAAGAAGCTGACGATCGAGGCGGGCGCGTTCGACGAGGGCCGTCCGGCGAACATGCTGACGCTGCAGCTTCCGGTCAAGAAGCCGAAGGCGGCGATTCCGGTCATTGAGCTGTTTTTGAAAAGCTAG
- a CDS encoding carbohydrate ABC transporter permease, with translation MMNRALLPGLRNALAWILSAMMFIPLLLVAVNSMKTKAEANGMNMSLPKALQWSNYSVVIKDGKLIQSFFNSLLYACGATVGSILLASLAAYVLSRNRTRLNKATYFYLIMGIAMPTNFVTLMKVMQWTHLVNTQIGIILMLAASSIPFSVFLIYGFVGGVPRELDEAGIVDGCSPIRLFLTVVLPLLTPVLVTVAILNFMGTWSDFIHPLYFLNHSEKWPMTLAVYNFFGRFQVNWNLVSADIVLTTLPVIVIYLLGQRFIISGMTAGSVKG, from the coding sequence ATGATGAACAGGGCCCTATTGCCCGGGCTGCGCAATGCGCTTGCCTGGATCCTGAGCGCGATGATGTTTATTCCGCTGTTGCTCGTCGCGGTCAACTCCATGAAGACGAAGGCCGAAGCGAACGGCATGAATATGTCGCTGCCGAAGGCGTTGCAGTGGTCGAACTATTCGGTCGTCATCAAGGACGGGAAACTGATCCAATCGTTCTTCAACAGTCTGCTGTACGCCTGCGGGGCGACCGTCGGCAGCATCCTGCTCGCTTCGCTGGCTGCCTACGTCCTGTCGCGCAACCGTACGAGGCTGAACAAGGCGACATACTTTTATTTGATCATGGGCATCGCGATGCCGACCAACTTCGTCACCTTGATGAAGGTGATGCAGTGGACGCATCTGGTCAATACGCAGATCGGCATCATTCTTATGCTCGCGGCGTCCAGCATTCCGTTCAGCGTGTTTCTGATCTACGGCTTCGTCGGCGGCGTCCCCCGCGAGCTGGACGAAGCGGGAATCGTCGACGGCTGCTCGCCGATCCGCCTGTTCCTCACGGTCGTTCTGCCGCTGCTGACGCCGGTGCTGGTGACGGTGGCGATTTTGAACTTTATGGGGACGTGGAGCGACTTTATCCATCCGCTGTACTTTTTGAACCATTCGGAAAAATGGCCGATGACGCTGGCGGTATACAATTTCTTCGGCCGCTTCCAGGTCAATTGGAACCTCGTGTCGGCGGACATCGTGCTGACGACGCTGCCGGTCATCGTCATTTATTTGCTCGGCCAACGGTTCATCATCTCCGGCATGACGGCCGGTTCGGTCAAAGGTTGA
- a CDS encoding glycoside hydrolase family 95 protein has protein sequence MELHYNRPAETWTEALPVGNGRLGGMVFGGIEQERVCLNEDTLWSGYPRDWNNPKALQVLPEVRRAVLEERYEDAERLSKAGMMGPYTQAYMPLGDWHIRFFHGHFADGYRRSLNLEDACAKVGYDIGGVRYTRELLASYPDQALLYRIAVSQPGKLSLKAWLDSPLRSTTAWRDGGADEAFFAVRGDCPYEVSPNYVQDTEPVKYEAEADSRTIAFEGRLACRTDAGAKLSVDHSGIHIEQATEVVFYFTAGTSFAGFDRMPDRAAFPPGELAERQLAQAMAMPFAELKRRHEEDYRPLFGRVRFRLGSDLPVAARDRATDERLRQYGSQDPELIALFVQYGRYLLLASSRPGTQPANLQGIWNRHIRPIWSCNYTLNINLQMNYWLAETANLSECHEPLLQFVEDLSVTGEETARVHYGCRGWTAHHNSDLWRQSAPPGNYGDGNPLWANWPMGGVWLCAHLWEHYLFTNDQAFLRQKAYPVLRKSALFCLDWVQPNEQGEYMTNPSTSPEHRFRLPDGRTPALTVSSTMDVSLIRELLTYCIEAAEQLGLEEPLLPEMREVLEKLPATKIGSHGQIQEWYSDFADEDEEHRHVSHLYDLFPGAAWGENKQAHLYEAARRTLKLRGDGGTGWSIGWKIALWARLRDGNRALDIVRRLLMQVEDDGVMDFHRGGVYANLFDAHPPFQIDGNFGAAAGIVEMLLQSHEDRIDLLPALPDEWTEGEISGFKARGGFTVDLKWERGELETARIVSASDRPLRVAYREPIQLLCARSGSPLAADAAAEQTIAAEKGRTYTVRLVRD, from the coding sequence ATGGAGCTGCACTACAATCGGCCAGCCGAAACATGGACCGAGGCGTTGCCGGTCGGCAACGGCAGGCTCGGCGGCATGGTCTTCGGCGGCATCGAGCAGGAGCGCGTCTGTCTGAACGAGGACACGCTATGGTCGGGCTATCCGCGCGACTGGAACAACCCGAAGGCGCTGCAGGTCCTCCCAGAAGTGCGGCGGGCCGTGCTGGAGGAGCGCTACGAGGACGCCGAGCGGCTTAGCAAGGCGGGCATGATGGGCCCTTATACGCAGGCCTACATGCCGCTGGGCGATTGGCATATACGCTTTTTCCACGGCCATTTCGCGGACGGCTACCGGCGTTCCCTGAACTTGGAGGATGCTTGCGCGAAGGTCGGCTACGACATCGGCGGCGTCCGCTATACCCGGGAGCTGCTGGCCTCGTATCCCGATCAGGCGCTCCTGTACCGCATCGCCGTCAGCCAGCCGGGCAAGCTGTCGCTGAAGGCTTGGCTGGACAGCCCGCTGCGCTCGACGACGGCCTGGCGGGACGGCGGGGCGGACGAGGCGTTTTTCGCGGTGCGGGGCGATTGTCCGTACGAAGTCAGTCCGAATTATGTGCAGGACACCGAGCCGGTCAAGTACGAGGCGGAAGCGGACAGCCGCACGATCGCGTTCGAGGGCCGGCTGGCCTGCCGGACCGATGCCGGCGCCAAGCTGAGCGTCGACCATTCGGGCATCCATATCGAGCAAGCGACGGAGGTCGTGTTTTATTTTACGGCAGGGACGAGCTTTGCGGGTTTTGACCGGATGCCGGACCGCGCGGCGTTCCCTCCTGGCGAGCTGGCTGAACGGCAGCTGGCGCAAGCGATGGCGATGCCGTTCGCGGAGCTGAAGCGCCGGCATGAGGAAGATTACCGGCCCTTGTTCGGACGCGTTCGCTTCCGCCTGGGCTCCGATTTGCCGGTAGCGGCAAGGGATAGGGCGACTGACGAGCGGCTGCGGCAGTACGGCTCGCAGGACCCGGAACTCATCGCGCTGTTCGTGCAATACGGTAGGTACCTGCTGCTCGCGTCCTCCCGTCCGGGCACGCAGCCGGCTAACTTGCAGGGCATCTGGAATCGGCATATCCGGCCGATCTGGAGCTGCAATTATACGCTCAACATTAATTTACAAATGAACTATTGGCTGGCGGAAACGGCGAACCTGAGCGAATGTCACGAGCCGCTGCTGCAATTCGTAGAGGATCTGTCCGTCACCGGCGAGGAGACGGCCCGCGTCCATTACGGCTGCAGAGGCTGGACGGCGCACCATAATTCGGACCTGTGGCGGCAGTCCGCGCCTCCGGGCAACTACGGCGACGGCAATCCGCTGTGGGCGAATTGGCCGATGGGCGGCGTTTGGCTCTGCGCACATCTGTGGGAGCATTACTTGTTTACGAACGACCAAGCTTTTCTGCGGCAAAAAGCCTATCCGGTGCTCAGGAAGTCTGCGCTGTTCTGCCTCGACTGGGTGCAGCCGAATGAGCAAGGGGAATACATGACGAATCCCTCCACTTCTCCCGAGCACCGCTTCCGGCTGCCCGACGGCAGAACGCCCGCGCTTACCGTGTCTTCCACGATGGACGTCAGCCTCATTCGCGAGCTTCTGACTTATTGCATCGAGGCGGCTGAGCAGCTTGGGCTGGAGGAGCCTCTTCTGCCGGAAATGCGGGAGGTTTTGGAGAAGCTGCCCGCGACGAAAATCGGGAGCCACGGGCAAATTCAGGAGTGGTATTCTGATTTTGCCGACGAGGACGAGGAGCACCGCCACGTGTCTCATTTGTACGACCTGTTTCCCGGCGCGGCTTGGGGCGAGAACAAGCAGGCGCATCTGTACGAGGCGGCGAGACGGACGCTGAAGCTGAGGGGAGACGGAGGAACGGGCTGGAGCATCGGTTGGAAAATCGCGTTATGGGCGCGTCTACGGGACGGCAACCGCGCGCTTGATATCGTGCGCAGGCTCTTGATGCAGGTCGAGGACGACGGCGTCATGGATTTCCATCGAGGCGGCGTGTACGCGAACCTGTTCGACGCGCATCCGCCGTTTCAGATCGACGGCAACTTCGGCGCAGCGGCAGGCATCGTCGAGATGCTGCTGCAATCGCACGAAGATCGGATCGATCTGCTGCCGGCCTTGCCCGACGAATGGACGGAGGGCGAGATCAGCGGGTTCAAGGCAAGGGGCGGCTTCACCGTCGATCTGAAGTGGGAGCGGGGGGAGCTGGAGACGGCCCGCATCGTTTCTGCGTCCGACCGGCCGCTGCGGGTCGCCTACAGAGAGCCGATCCAGCTGCTCTGCGCTCGGTCCGGCTCGCCGCTGGCGGCGGACGCCGCCGCGGAGCAGACGATTGCGGCGGAAAAAGGCCGAACCTATACGGTTCGGCTCGTGCGAGACTGA